The Aureitalea marina genome includes a window with the following:
- a CDS encoding helix-turn-helix domain-containing protein, with translation MKKYPDLGTLLLDYRKAHDMTQIDLAAMLDVDSRTVARWERNVTLVHPEKEKFLVQQLSIPHQVIHNLNSERPIAVFYDIERRMYSHSIMGSLIKDANWFKNEIEVEEDRLTTFSSREDADFVHRVKALHTHLPGLDIRILQEAANRLPELNLMLDDQSGFYAGQIAVLPLRMSSYLELRDRKRTEEELRVGDLSMNPSEGTVFYFYSLYADSMVSAFYLMSRFFGYFRKMKFNDYTISGIVYREHTAHLWRQTGMKILWQDENPHLEILVEGNLDMYLFGSMN, from the coding sequence ATGAAGAAATATCCGGATCTCGGAACCCTCTTACTGGACTATAGAAAAGCTCATGATATGACCCAGATCGACCTGGCGGCAATGCTTGATGTCGATTCTAGGACAGTGGCTCGATGGGAAAGGAACGTGACCTTGGTGCATCCTGAAAAGGAGAAATTTTTGGTGCAGCAGCTCTCAATTCCACATCAAGTCATCCACAATCTCAATTCTGAACGCCCAATTGCCGTATTTTACGACATCGAACGTCGGATGTACTCACACTCCATCATGGGTTCCTTGATCAAAGACGCCAATTGGTTTAAGAACGAGATCGAAGTAGAGGAGGACAGGCTGACCACTTTTTCGTCCCGGGAAGACGCAGATTTTGTTCACCGGGTAAAAGCATTACATACCCACTTACCTGGATTGGATATTCGAATTCTACAAGAAGCGGCTAATAGATTACCAGAATTGAATCTGATGCTGGACGATCAAAGCGGCTTTTACGCTGGTCAAATTGCTGTCCTGCCACTTAGAATGTCCAGCTACCTGGAGTTGCGCGATCGGAAAAGAACAGAGGAGGAGCTCAGAGTGGGTGATCTGAGTATGAATCCCAGCGAGGGAACAGTTTTCTATTTCTATTCCTTATACGCCGATTCTATGGTCAGTGCGTTTTATTTGATGTCGCGTTTTTTTGGCTATTTCCGCAAAATGAAATTCAATGACTACACAATTTCAGGTATAGTTTATCGCGAGCATACTGCTCATCTATGGCGTCAAACCGGAATGAAGATCCTGTGGCAAGATGAAAATCCGCATTTGGAGATACTGGTAGAAGGAAATCTTGACATGTATCTGTTTGGGTCCATGAACTGA
- a CDS encoding M16 family metallopeptidase produces the protein MKKTAFLAVLMTVLLFPACQQSADNEIASNDKEFKVDFEKFTLDNGLQVIFHIDRSDPVVAVALTAHVGSAREVENRTGFAHLFEHLLFLESENLGKGGLDKMSARIGGSGANGSTNRDRTNYFQTVPNDALEKMIWAEADKLGYFINTVTDPVLAKEKQVVKNEKRQGVDNRPYGHTSSVIHSNLYPKDHPYNWEVIGSLEDLQNATLKDVKDFFNSWYVPNNVTLTIAGDFDTEQARAWVKKYFDEIPRGPEISKMEKRPVSLTESKKLYYEDNFARLPQLTLTWPGVYQYHPDSYPLSVLVQYLSRGKQAPMYKKLVEEQQLSDNVNFFQYNSELAGQLMLRVTAFDGKSLDAVAAGIQEAMNEFEANGISQADLDRIKAGQETNFYNGLSSVLGKGFQLAQYEIFAGDPGFINQDVKNILEVTTEDVMRVYNTYLKDKHYIATSFVPQGQASLVLSGSSLAEVVEEKIVQGAEETFDPSLAAEYERTPSSFDRSVEPPYGPSPVIGTPEVWRSDMASGIRVMGIENNEVPLVQFEIQIDGGLLLEDQGKIGVSNMLAQMMTRGTASKTPAQLEQAIEALGASIGAYSTDYSLVISANCLSKNFPATVELVREILLEPRWDEKELELLRQSVISQLQRQQANPNAIASNEYAQLLFGEGHILANNNLGSLESVPNISMEDLKQYYTTFLSPSVSKLHIVGDVNQDDVMTAFEGIDANWTPKTVDIPAVPEMPAVTVSKVYFYDVPGAKQSVLNFGYPALKITDPDYYPAFVMNYRLGGGGFASQFTQQLREGKGYTYGIRSRFSGSNYGGSFTVSSGVRSNVTFESADLVKEIMSNYAEGLTESDLEITQGFMIKSSARSFETINSKLNMIRNISNYGFSDAYASERIAYVQGLTLDELQGLARTHIKPDQMIYLVVGDAATQFERLRELGYGEPILLNRP, from the coding sequence ATGAAAAAAACAGCCTTCTTGGCGGTCCTTATGACCGTCCTGCTTTTTCCTGCCTGCCAACAATCCGCTGATAATGAGATTGCTTCGAATGACAAGGAATTTAAAGTAGATTTTGAAAAATTCACCCTGGACAATGGCCTGCAGGTCATATTTCACATAGACCGCTCCGACCCAGTGGTTGCAGTTGCTTTGACTGCCCATGTTGGATCCGCTCGGGAAGTGGAGAACAGAACCGGTTTTGCCCACCTGTTCGAGCATTTGCTTTTCCTGGAGTCGGAGAACCTGGGTAAAGGTGGCCTGGATAAGATGAGTGCGCGCATAGGAGGTTCTGGTGCCAATGGATCCACTAATCGGGACAGGACCAACTACTTTCAGACAGTTCCCAATGATGCACTGGAAAAAATGATCTGGGCAGAAGCCGATAAACTAGGTTATTTCATCAACACCGTAACGGATCCGGTGCTGGCCAAGGAGAAACAAGTTGTTAAGAACGAAAAGAGACAGGGCGTGGACAACAGGCCGTACGGACATACTTCCTCAGTCATCCATTCCAATCTTTACCCTAAAGACCACCCCTACAATTGGGAGGTAATCGGTTCCTTGGAAGATTTGCAAAATGCCACCTTGAAGGATGTTAAGGATTTCTTCAACAGCTGGTATGTTCCCAATAATGTGACACTGACCATAGCTGGAGATTTCGATACAGAACAAGCCAGGGCATGGGTCAAGAAGTACTTTGATGAGATTCCAAGAGGTCCGGAGATCAGCAAAATGGAAAAACGTCCTGTGAGCTTGACCGAATCCAAGAAACTGTATTATGAAGACAATTTTGCCCGCCTTCCACAGTTGACCTTGACCTGGCCCGGAGTTTATCAATATCATCCTGATTCTTATCCCCTATCTGTATTGGTCCAATACCTGTCAAGGGGTAAACAAGCTCCGATGTATAAGAAATTGGTAGAGGAGCAACAGCTATCAGATAATGTGAATTTCTTCCAATACAATTCTGAGCTGGCCGGTCAACTCATGTTGCGTGTCACCGCTTTTGACGGTAAATCCCTGGATGCCGTCGCAGCCGGTATACAAGAGGCCATGAACGAATTTGAAGCCAATGGAATTTCCCAAGCAGATCTGGACCGTATCAAAGCTGGTCAGGAAACCAATTTTTATAATGGTCTGTCCTCTGTTCTTGGCAAAGGCTTTCAACTGGCACAATATGAAATCTTCGCAGGAGATCCGGGCTTTATTAACCAGGATGTAAAGAATATTCTGGAAGTAACAACCGAGGACGTGATGCGCGTTTACAATACCTACCTCAAGGATAAGCATTACATCGCGACAAGCTTTGTACCGCAAGGTCAGGCTTCATTGGTCCTATCGGGATCCAGTCTGGCCGAAGTGGTTGAGGAAAAGATCGTACAAGGGGCAGAAGAAACCTTTGATCCCAGTCTCGCTGCAGAGTATGAACGGACTCCATCCAGTTTTGACCGTTCGGTTGAACCTCCCTACGGTCCTAGCCCGGTAATCGGCACTCCAGAGGTTTGGCGATCCGATATGGCTTCGGGAATCCGTGTCATGGGAATCGAAAACAATGAAGTTCCACTGGTACAGTTCGAAATTCAGATAGACGGGGGCCTACTGCTAGAGGATCAAGGAAAGATCGGAGTATCCAATATGCTTGCCCAAATGATGACAAGAGGTACGGCTTCCAAGACGCCGGCTCAATTGGAACAAGCTATCGAGGCACTTGGAGCTTCTATAGGGGCCTATTCCACCGATTATTCTTTAGTGATCTCTGCGAACTGCCTGTCCAAGAATTTCCCAGCCACAGTAGAACTGGTCCGCGAGATCTTGTTAGAGCCCAGATGGGACGAGAAAGAATTGGAACTTCTAAGACAAAGCGTTATCAGTCAATTGCAAAGACAACAAGCCAATCCAAATGCCATCGCCTCTAATGAGTATGCCCAACTGCTATTTGGAGAAGGCCATATACTGGCCAATAACAATTTGGGTAGTTTGGAGTCTGTACCCAACATTAGCATGGAGGATCTAAAGCAATATTACACAACCTTCCTATCTCCTTCCGTATCGAAATTACATATAGTTGGCGATGTAAATCAAGACGATGTTATGACGGCTTTTGAGGGAATTGACGCTAACTGGACTCCGAAAACAGTAGATATCCCTGCAGTTCCGGAAATGCCGGCAGTGACAGTCTCCAAGGTCTATTTCTACGATGTGCCGGGGGCTAAACAATCTGTACTGAATTTCGGATATCCCGCGCTCAAGATCACGGATCCGGACTACTATCCTGCATTTGTTATGAATTACCGTTTGGGAGGAGGCGGTTTCGCTTCACAATTCACTCAACAGCTAAGAGAAGGAAAAGGGTATACCTATGGAATACGTTCCAGATTTAGCGGTTCCAATTACGGGGGTAGCTTCACGGTATCTAGCGGTGTTCGTTCTAATGTTACCTTCGAGTCCGCAGACCTTGTAAAAGAGATCATGAGCAATTATGCAGAGGGCCTAACAGAAAGTGATCTTGAGATCACCCAAGGATTTATGATCAAGAGTAGCGCCAGGTCCTTTGAGACCATCAACTCCAAACTGAACATGATCCGGAACATCTCGAATTACGGGTTTTCAGACGCCTATGCCAGCGAACGTATTGCTTACGTGCAAGGGCTAACATTGGATGAGTTGCAGGGACTAGCAAGGACCCACATCAAACCAGATCAAATGATCTACCTGGTAGTTGGTGATGCCGCCACTCAATTTGAACGGCTCAGGGAACTTGGATACGGTGAACCCATACTACTTAACAGACCATAG